From the Candidatus Krumholzibacteriota bacterium genome, one window contains:
- the ccsB gene encoding c-type cytochrome biogenesis protein CcsB translates to MLQQVDIGFFWGSFWFYISSFILFSIYAGSKKESAGKAGLVIFSIALILQTAGLVARWTVSSHPPLATMFEYSLTMSWIIAIWAIVMIFRYRMLILGVIVSPVLVMVLVIASMLPKNASALMPALQSYWFYIHVTLAAASEGAFLVSSGAALILLLRKGGKNEKESLVSTGFLDELISGAIRIGYPVFTIGALFAGAIWANYAWGRFWSWDPKETGALVIWLFYTLVLHQNVRGRWKGRMMAKMSIVGLGIIMLSFLGNLFLGGLHSYI, encoded by the coding sequence ATGCTTCAACAGGTCGACATCGGTTTTTTCTGGGGATCGTTCTGGTTCTATATTTCATCTTTCATCCTTTTCAGTATCTACGCGGGATCGAAAAAGGAAAGTGCCGGCAAAGCTGGCCTGGTAATATTTTCAATAGCTCTTATCCTTCAGACAGCGGGACTTGTGGCCAGGTGGACTGTCAGTTCGCATCCTCCCCTGGCGACGATGTTCGAATATTCACTTACGATGTCTTGGATCATAGCGATCTGGGCGATCGTGATGATATTCAGGTACAGGATGCTTATCCTCGGAGTCATCGTTTCCCCGGTCCTCGTGATGGTCCTGGTGATCGCGTCGATGCTTCCCAAGAACGCGTCAGCGCTGATGCCCGCCCTGCAGAGCTATTGGTTTTACATACATGTCACTCTTGCCGCCGCTTCGGAGGGAGCTTTTCTCGTATCTTCGGGAGCGGCCCTTATATTGCTTTTAAGAAAAGGAGGGAAGAACGAAAAAGAGAGCCTGGTATCGACCGGATTTCTCGATGAGCTCATTTCCGGAGCTATCAGGATAGGATATCCGGTCTTTACGATCGGCGCTCTCTTTGCCGGAGCGATATGGGCCAACTACGCCTGGGGGCGTTTCTGGAGCTGGGACCCGAAAGAGACCGGCGCCCTAGTCATATGGCTTTTCTACACGCTGGTCCTGCACCAGAATGTCAGGGGAAGATGGAAGGGAAGGATGATGGCGAAGATGTCGATCGTGGGACTCGGCATCATAATGCTCAGTTTTCTCGGAAATCTGTTTCTCGGCGGGCTGCATTCCTACATCTAG